AATCAGGCAAAACATTTTCCACCTCCATCTTTGTAAAGACTTTGATTGCATCTAAAGCAAGCCCATGAACTGCTAAACCACTGATCATTGCATTCCAAATACAAACATTGTTGCGTTGGACACCATCAAAAATATCCTTGGCAGTCTGAATTTTACCGCACTTGGAATACATATCAATCAATGCtgaactcaaaataaaattcaactcaaTTCTTTTCTCAATCAACAACTCGTGCACCCACTGAGCATGTTTAAGGGCTCCAAGTTTTGCACACCCATTTATAACTGACGCAAATGTAAATTTATCTGGCTCAATGTTGGATTTATTCATAAATCTAAAAAGTCTCAACGCCTCCTCAAATCGTGCTTTTCTAACATAACCTCCAATCATCGTGTTCCATGTAACCACATCTCGTGCAggcattttattaaaaaccatTTTGGCAACCCTATAATTTTCCGTTCTCATTAACTTATCAATGATCAAATTCAACTCCACCAAATCAGTACTCCAACAGAAAACTTGATCAATAACTTTATAAACAATACTACGGCAATTGCAATGCACATATTTCAACATCAAAGAAGCCATAAGAGACGGACTGGTACCATAACTAAATGTAATAATTCTTGAGTGGATTTTACTCAGAGTTTTGATATCCATTGAGGTTTTGTCTGATTGAAGAAGGTTATACAGTTCTTGGTAATCTGCAAAAGTACCATtcattaaattgtaaaaaaaaagaggtctaAACTTAGAATCTTTCACTAAtgacaataatataatttgatgaCCGGAATAAGTTCTAAGGGGATAATTAAATTATCAGTTAAGGGTCTCAAGTTACAgtctttcattaatttaaacacaaaaacaaatttcatcaCTAAAAGTGTCTAATGAAGTGTCAATCTctcatcaataaatttttttttaagaaattaccTAGAGACCAGAGCAAGTGATCAAACAATACCTGTATTATGTTGCTGAGGAGGAGAAGAGACTGGTACTGAACTGTAGGAACGGTTCCACCTAATAATTCCCATATGAGGCTGTGTAGTCAGCCTCTTTATCACATTTAGTTGCATATTTTCCgtactctttctctctctcctccgtCCCCTTCTCCCTCACTCTATCTGGTTTTGAAATTTCTGTCTCTCTGCTTAGAAATGGGAGCGGAAGAAAGGAAAGGGGACAGTCCAAATATGGGCTAAATTCAATTAACCATTTATGGGCTTTGTACAAAAGGGCCTTTCAAGGCCCTTAATGATTAGTTAACTTACTGGTTAGAATTGGGAAGAAGTTTATCATTAAGTAAATTGAACCATTCGAAATTCAGGTTCAACCTCAACAGAAGAGAATAGTTTCTTTTGTTATGTTCTTTGCACCAAATTACCCCTCCCTATTATCCATAAACCCTAAATCACCGCTCCCATCCTAAGAGACAAAACCCCTGGCCCCCATCGAAACAAATCCTTCTTCCACCGGATAAAAAAGTCCTCCTTCTC
The genomic region above belongs to Populus alba chromosome 12, ASM523922v2, whole genome shotgun sequence and contains:
- the LOC118044877 gene encoding pentatricopeptide repeat-containing protein At5g50990, with product MQLNVIKRLTTQPHMGIIRWNRSYSSVPVSSPPQQHNTDYQELYNLLQSDKTSMDIKTLSKIHSRIITFSYGTSPSLMASLMLKYVHCNCRSIVYKVIDQVFCWSTDLVELNLIIDKLMRTENYRVAKMVFNKMPARDVVTWNTMIGGYVRKARFEEALRLFRFMNKSNIEPDKFTFASVINGCAKLGALKHAQWVHELLIEKRIELNFILSSALIDMYSKCGKIQTAKDIFDGVQRNNVCIWNAMISGLAVHGLALDAIKVFTKMEVENVLPDSITFLGILTACSHCGLVKEGRKYFDLMRSQYSVQPHIEHYGAMVDLFGRAGLLEEAFAMIKSMPMEPDVVIWRALLGACRTYKKPELGEAAMANISRLRSGDYVLLSNIYCSQKRWDTAQGVWEMMKKKGVHKVRGKSCFEWAGFLHPFKAGDRSHPETEAIYKMLEGLIQRTKLAGYVPTTDLVTMDVSEEEKEGNLYHHSEKLALAYGILKTTSGAEVRISKNLRICYDCHNWIKMVSRLLSRVIIVRDRIRFHQFENGLCSCGDYW